GCCTCCTCTTTAAGCCAATCAATATATTACAACAATGTTCTCTGAATGGCTCCTAATACTCATTGATAAAACGAAATCTGGCTTGGACTTTCCCGGTTGGTCTTCGGCAGATAGTTGAAGTTAAGGTGGCACAGCCTCGGCCTCCCGGCTCAGAGCTCCATGTAGTAACGTGCAATTGCAGCCTGTAAAAACTGTGATGTCCAATGTATACTGACGAGTTAGTGAGCGCTTACTGTCTGCAGAACACGGCTACCAACCAGTCTATGGCATTAATGTCTAGAAGAGCGACGCGAGGGCTGAAAGCAGGTTCACAGAAAGTATCTGTTTTAGATGTGATTCTTTAGGGTAGTAGATACAGCAGCCGTCTTAGCACTAACGTTAGTGTGTTGTCTTTTTGGTAGAGCCTTTTACAGATGTGGTTTGGCCAAGCCTGTGACGCGATGCAAGACTCAACCAGACTGGATTGTGTGCCAGCTCTCATTTTATGCTCATTCAGTTTGGTGTGCTGAATTTGAGGATCTGGTAGGCCTAAAGTAATCGCTGGTTGGAAGGGAGGGAACATTAGTGTGTGGGGTCGGGGACGGTCTGTGTGCGTGACCTTCCTGCTCCCTGAGCACAGGTCGGCTTTTCTCTCAAATCTCACAAGTCCTTCTGCGAATGAAACGATTGTTTGCAactctccacacagacacacgcacactcgGTCACACAGACTCGCTAAATTGAACGTTTCACGCCATAACAGTGGCCTTTTTGATTTGTTCTGAATGTGCTTTTCTTATCAAGAATTCTTGATATTCTACTGATTTTAATATATTAATTGAAAATATACTGTGGTAATATTGTGTCCGGTCCATCGGCGGATATGAGGGAGGGGTTTAGGAAATGTGGGTGGGACAACATGTGGGGGTGGAGTTAGCGGCGGGCTTTGTTTGGGCTCGTGCTCATGAATGTGATTATGATGGAACTGCTAAAAtcttattttttttttgtttttctgtgtAATTTGCACACTTCTTTGTGGCTCTCCCATGGCTTAATAAAGGAACACGTGTTCTTTAATACCGAGCATCATGCAGGTCCCCTCCTGATCCTCACTTTTTTTCTTCAGTTTTTCGCTTGTCCACTTTggtgctctctgtctcgctgCTGAGTTTGATCATGAtgtttttttatgtacatattataaatatatatataataaaaaagaTCAATGTCAACATGGGTAAACTGTCCCTTATTCCCCCCCTCCCATGTAATGTGTATTATCAGTACACCAGTGTTGTCAGCCATATGAAGGTCTGTGTTGATACGTACAAGTCAATGTCAACCGTGTGTGTCTGCAGGAGGGTACTCTGCTGGAGGTGCCGCATGAGGTCACTCCCTTCCCTGAATCACCACCGGAGGGCAGGAACAGATCCAGTATCTGCCTGGCAGCCTGCCTATCAGCTCTACTTTGTccttgatttgacacacacacacacacacacaatacacacgcACATAAATAAACGTTGAGAGTGAAGAAGACTCAGACAGCTGCTCATCTAATGGTGTACTCTTTTACTCTGCATGAGAGGGAAGTAATGTGTTCAGTATGGAGCTGCTTCAAATAGAATCATTCACAATGAGTTTTGCTTGGGAGAGTATGCTGTGGGCAGGGAAATGACAGCTCTAATATAAAGTACTCTAATATAGTCTTAGGACTGCTGCTGCAGACTGCTCATTACCGTAGGTAGACCCTCTCAGCAAAAAACATACCAGCTAATTCCATTCTAGCACTATTTGGATTACACATTGAAACAATGATGAAGCTACTTTTAGCTTGGCAATCTGAAAGTCACTACAATGGAGAATTGCAGTCGTGTGTGTACTGAAATTCATATTTGTATGTTGAATTCAATTAGGTTTTGTGATACATAAATACATCATTATTTTCAGTCATCTGCCAGACATTGGTCTAGACACATATCCTTAAGTAGCGGTCAGGCTAAGAATTAGGACATTGTCCAAAATCAGTCCGATGATACATGCACTGATCTGAGAGTGTGATACGGTCATTGaacagggcctgtattcacaaagcgtctggAGTGCTGACCTACGACCAGTTGTGCATTTTAGATCATAgtaaataagattacatggacgggGAGGATCTGATCCAAGATCAGCTCTCCAGGACCCTGACCTATGTGGAATCTCTCATGACTAAACTGACCCATTgtccttcatctctccctccctcctcctgtcgTGGTGGCAGGGCGCTGGTGACCTTGAGTGAGTTATTTATAGTGTGGTGACGCCGCAGACTGGGAGCAGGGTACCAGACACTACTCAGGGGGAGAccgaacagacagagagacacagagggaggttCTGTAGGTTGAAATCAAACCTCACTGAATGGGTTTCCTTAAGTGGAGGATGATAACCACTCATGCCATCAATTAGCTGTTGAGGATGCTGTTGATTGGCTACTGGCCTGGTAGGAAATCAGCCATCATGTTGCTTCAGACCCATCCTGATGAATCTGATCTAATGAGTCAATCACCAGGATAGAAACAGGTAGCAGATCTAGCTCTAACATTGAGTCAATGAGGAACTAAGTGCTCAAAAAACTCACTTGTTTATAGACCTGTAAACACCATCATACACAATGGATGGTTTCATCATTAGATCTGATTCATCTGGATTGACTAAAACTAGTAGTCCGACTGCCCATCCACACCGCTCCGGCCAATCGCCACACCCTCTAGTGTTTATTTTCCACACGATTCTGGATGAGTGGTCAGGCAATGAAACCATAGCCAGTTCACCAGTTCTATTAATCTGATGATGAAACAATTCATTCACGCTTTTTATCTACAATCAGTAATCCAAAAATCACCCAACACttgtcacattttcatttcaacaCATTTTATTTACATATTCCCCAAATACAACTTAAATACCATTTCTGCTTCCATCACGTTTACCTCTTCAATTCAGTCCATCTTCATTTCAACAGTCTTTCCAATGATTATCCCTTCATGTTTCCTTTTAGACTTTTCCATAGTacaccctccctccaccctgcCCTCTATCTCACCCCCCAGTGGCAGGCTCAGTCGACGGGCCCCTGAAAGATGAGTTTGATGTGCCCATGCTCGCCCGTCAGCCAGGTGCCACAGAAGGGGCATGCGGCGTGGAAGGCGTGTGTGCCGTGCGGCAGCGGGATCTGGCTCCAGCCCGCCACTGTCTTTTCCGAACACACGTGGCCACAGGGGCAGAAGGCGTGCGTCGGGGGGCCCGCGTCCAGGTACAGCCCGCCCTCACAGCCCATCCACAGGGGCACGTAGGGGCCCACGCGCCGGCACATGGGGCACTCCCTTTCCCCGGTGCTCGCCAGAGCCGTCCCTCCGTGGCCCACGTTATGGCCCTTGTCTTTCCGGTAGCCCCAGTTGTGGTAGCCGTGGACGTGACCACAGTTGACATAGACCCAGGGCTGCTTCTTGTCCACAATCTCTCGCCGGGCCAGGCTGGGGAAGGCCAGGGTGTTGAAACCCACGGGGCACTGGGGCCGTGCGGCATTCAGCTCCTGGCGGAGGGTCTCCAGCTGCTTGAGGGTGGGGGTGCGGCGCAGGCCCGACAGGGTACGCCACAGAAGGGTGGCGCCGCACAGGTCGATCAGAGAACCGTCCTGCAGGGTGTTGGACTCGTTCTCCacctggggaggaggggaggggggaggaagggagagtgaGGAGGGATAGGGGGAGGATTAGTAAACAAGCCCAGAAAATACTTTAACTGACAAACCCATAACTATTTGCATATGTTGTTTCCTTTTTCGGTGTCTGGAATTTTGTTTCCCTTCCCAACAACCACTTGATGGCACTGTGATCATCCCATAGACATTAAAGCCATGATTCACATACCATCAAGATTCTAATCAAATGATTCACATACCATCAAGAGTCTAATCAAATGATTATAATGCCATCAAGATTCTAATCAAATGATTCACATACCATCAATTATCTAATATAATGATTCACATACCATCAAGAGTCTAATAAAATGATTCACATACTATCAAGAGTCTAATCAAATGATTATAATACCATCAAGAGTCTAATAAAATGATTCACATACCATCAAGAGTCTAATCAAATGATTATAATACCATCAAGAGTCTAATAAAAATGATTCACATACTatcaaaaatcgaatcaaatgaTTCACATAACATCAAGAGTCGAATCAATTGATTCACATACCATCAATTATCTAATCAAATGATTCACATAccatcaaaaatctaatcaaatgatTCACATAACATCAAGAGTCTAATCAATTGATTCACATACCATCAATAATCTAATCAAATACCATCAAATATCAAATATCCAATCAAAATGCTAACAATTGATTAACAAAACATAATTCAATAATTCTCATAGTTGAGAAACCCTGAAACTCATCAGATGTCTAGTTTGACTGTGCAGTCTGTTATATAACCCCTCAGAAACATACATATTAGTGTGATAGTCTTGATAACCAGACAGGTTTGAGGCTCTTTACTTTatcaattattttatttataaatatCATAAATGATCTCATAATTCATAgtctagtcaaatcaaatcaaatcaaattttagtcTATGTGTCCTTGAGATAACTCCAGGCATAACAGTAGTCCTGATAATCAGACAGGTTTGAGGCTTTATTCCCCCCCTCCCTTACCACTGATGACCCCCCCCTCACCAATGTTCCCCTGTGCTGGGCCGAGCGTGTCTCCCGCAGGGCAAAGACGTTCCCACACACCGAGATCTCCCGCCACACGCCCGGCGCCGGCTCAGACACAAACTCCCCCGCTGGGTGCATCACCAGCACGCCATTGGTGGTCAGGCCGTCCATCAAGCCGTCCGACGTCCGCCATTTGGCAGCCCGCTCCTGAGAGACCCGCCCCCGCACacaaagagacagacaaagagccAAGGTAAGGGATAGTGATGATAGAGGCAGATAGAGAGATcaagaggggagggaggtagagcgagaaagagagtggaagagaaagaaagagagagagaggctggggcaAATAGAGAAAGACGGGGAGAAAAAAACAGCTAACATtgcttttttgtatttctatATTTAGCACAGAGTAGAACTGCTATActgagatgcacacacacacacaaacattgcaGGGCATTCAATCCCTGCAGCGGCTGTGTTCTCTGATATTCTCTGTCAGTGGACATAGAGTTCAAAGCAGTCACGACTGCAAGCCATTCAACCAGTATTATTGTATAAGCTTTACAGTAACTACGTccttatattttttacaaatccccctctctctttccatccctctctctctctctctctctctctccacctccacacTAGCAGTGTGCCGAGCCGCCTGCCTGACCCCGCTATCTGCCAAGGACATTGTGTATGCCAGTTATAGTATAGAGGAGGTTATTCATCCTGCGTTTCATTGACAGCAGCTAGCAGCTCTTAAGCTATTATCCGGTACTCTAGCTGTATGTTTAGCATAGCCGTGCCCCCCGACGACATGCTACCAAGCTGAGATGAGTTATTAAAGTCTCTATAGTTGGGTTAGATTAGTCATCTGGATGTTATGTCACAATTATGTCATGACTTGGTAGCATTGTCCTTGTGGGTTGACTTTTTAGTGTCACAAAGTGTGACCTCACACTATAATTGTCATCAACGTCATCATTTTGTGTTAGCTAGAAGGCAGGGcaggaggcaagatcaggtgggaccattctagccaatgaaagGGCAGATACGGGTGTGAACACCACGCACAATGGGCACAAACCTAAGCACTGTGAAACgtatatttgatcaaataagccaCACGTAGCAAATATGCCATATATTCTTTCTCAACCAAATTCGACACGCTCTCAAATTCCTCGCTTGGTGAGCAAAAAATATATTTCCTCTCGCTTCTCTGGCTGTAGTCAGTAAAACCATTTTCAGAATAAACAATGCCTTCTTGTGTTATATTCACTAAAACACATATAATGTATCACAACTGCATGTATCATAATTAATAACTGCATTTGGTGTATTAACCATCCTGTGATTGGTCACTGTTGGCACAGGACGCAGCATTCATCCCCGGgacaatctttaaaaaaaaacattaccaCCTTCCTTAATCCAATTCAATATGGCCGCCCTTCCTGCCCCTCATAATGAAGTGCTAGGGGAGGTCAGTGGCAGTACAGTGTGTCTGACTATGACCCTGGGGCTGGCTCCCATCGATGGAGATGAGTACTGCTGGACTCCTGCCTCCAATGTCTTCCACAATGAcaatgccctccctccctctctcttttcctccctcccttcccccccactggcctccctgtctctccccttgccaactctctgtctctccgtttACAAATTAATCTTGCAGAACCCCTTCAATAGCTCATTCCATGGTATGggcgagaggagaggggaggggggagaactGAGTGTCTCTGCCAGAATGGATCAAAAGCTTATTTTGTCAATGAGTAAGCAAGTAACCCCCCCTCCACTTGACGACACTGATTTTATGCCAGTCGATTGTTGTGTTTGCTGATTGGAGCGGTTTTCAGCAAacgaacactcacacacacaagtgtttgc
This is a stretch of genomic DNA from Salvelinus alpinus chromosome 11, SLU_Salpinus.1, whole genome shotgun sequence. It encodes these proteins:
- the LOC139534634 gene encoding E3 ubiquitin-protein ligase pellino homolog 1-like isoform X2 codes for the protein MVLDGSSEALCPPPSLELRPSCNKSPLGSCSTPHDGLFTGDKEPIKYGELMVLGHNGSLANGDKGRRRSRLALYKRPKANGVKPDVIHNVSTPLVSKALSNKSQHSISYTLSRSHSVIVEYTHDINTDMFQIGRSTENMIDFVVTDTAGSTTSGGGGQGQGAVPGCGARGQGQGQGAVGELGGGGGQSVQSTISRYACRIMCERSAPYTARIYAAGFDSSKNIFLGERAAKWRTSDGLMDGLTTNGVLVMHPAGEFVSEPAPGVWREISVCGNVFALRETRSAQHRGTLVENESNTLQDGSLIDLCGATLLWRTLSGLRRTPTLKQLETLRQELNAARPQCPVGFNTLAFPSLARREIVDKKQPWVYVNCGHVHGYHNWGYRKDKGHNVGHGGTALASTGERECPMCRRVGPYVPLWMGCEGGLYLDAGPPTHAFCPCGHVCSEKTVAGWSQIPLPHGTHAFHAACPFCGTWLTGEHGHIKLIFQGPVD
- the LOC139534634 gene encoding E3 ubiquitin-protein ligase pellino homolog 1-like isoform X1; its protein translation is MVLDGSSEALCPPPSLELRPSCNKSPLGSCSTPHDGLFTGDKEPIKYGELMVLGHNGSLANGDKGRRRSRLALYKRPKANGVKPDVIHNVSTPLVSKALSNKSQHSISYTLSRSHSVIVEYTHDINTDMFQIGRSTENMIDFVVTDTAGSTTSGGGGQGQGAVPGCGARGQGQGQGAVGELGGGGGQSVQSTISRYACRIMCERSAPYTARIYAAGFDSSKNIFLGVSHRGDDHSERAAKWRTSDGLMDGLTTNGVLVMHPAGEFVSEPAPGVWREISVCGNVFALRETRSAQHRGTLVENESNTLQDGSLIDLCGATLLWRTLSGLRRTPTLKQLETLRQELNAARPQCPVGFNTLAFPSLARREIVDKKQPWVYVNCGHVHGYHNWGYRKDKGHNVGHGGTALASTGERECPMCRRVGPYVPLWMGCEGGLYLDAGPPTHAFCPCGHVCSEKTVAGWSQIPLPHGTHAFHAACPFCGTWLTGEHGHIKLIFQGPVD